Proteins from one Piscinibacter lacus genomic window:
- a CDS encoding CAAX prenyl protease-related protein — MALPLSPEARVRILPFAAFMLVLALRGQLPEEGLVAGLPVATVSGLLYGLQAGLAALLLAWGWRHYSELRGPAARMAAGDWGLAVAVGLAVFGLWIGLNEPWMRLGEPSAGFRAHDAEGRLQWELIALRWAGAALVVPLMEELFWRGYLMRWIERADFLHVEVRTVGARAVLLSTGVFTLAHTEWLAAVLAGLAYALLYRQTGKLWTAVVAHAVTNGVLGLWVIQQGAWQYW, encoded by the coding sequence ATGGCCCTGCCCCTTTCGCCCGAAGCGCGCGTCCGCATCCTGCCCTTCGCGGCTTTCATGCTCGTGCTGGCCCTGCGCGGCCAGTTGCCCGAGGAGGGCCTGGTCGCCGGCCTGCCGGTGGCCACCGTCAGCGGCCTGCTCTACGGCCTTCAGGCCGGCCTGGCCGCGCTGCTGCTGGCCTGGGGCTGGCGTCATTACAGCGAGCTGCGCGGCCCGGCTGCCCGCATGGCCGCAGGCGACTGGGGCCTGGCGGTGGCGGTGGGCCTGGCGGTCTTCGGCCTGTGGATCGGCCTGAACGAGCCGTGGATGCGGCTTGGCGAGCCCAGCGCCGGCTTCCGCGCCCACGATGCCGAGGGCCGGCTGCAATGGGAGCTGATCGCCCTGCGCTGGGCCGGCGCGGCCCTGGTGGTGCCGCTGATGGAGGAGCTGTTCTGGCGCGGCTACCTGATGCGCTGGATCGAGCGCGCCGACTTCCTGCATGTCGAGGTGCGCACGGTCGGCGCGCGGGCGGTGCTGCTGTCGACCGGCGTCTTCACCCTGGCCCACACCGAATGGCTGGCGGCCGTGCTGGCCGGCCTGGCCTATGCGCTGCTCTACCGCCAGACCGGCAAGCTGTGGACGGCCGTGGTCGCCCATGCGGTGACCAATGGCGTGCTCGGCCTCTGGGTGATCCAGCAGGGCGCCTGGCAGTACTGGTGA
- a CDS encoding adenine phosphoribosyltransferase, translating into MDDRDLIRQTLRTVPDWPVPGVQFRDITPLLQNPRVFRVLIDQFVHRYFDARPDAIAGIDARGFILGAVLAYELNIGFVPIRKKGKLPFDTVEESYALEYGEATVELHTDAVKPGDRVVLVDDLIATGGTMLAGKKLLERLGATVIEGAAIVDLPELGGSTRLRAEGLALHTLVSFDGH; encoded by the coding sequence ATGGACGACCGCGACCTGATCCGCCAGACCCTCCGCACCGTGCCCGACTGGCCCGTGCCGGGCGTGCAGTTCCGCGACATCACGCCGCTGCTGCAGAACCCGCGCGTCTTCCGCGTGCTGATCGACCAGTTCGTGCACCGCTACTTCGATGCGCGGCCGGACGCGATCGCCGGCATCGACGCGCGTGGCTTCATCCTCGGCGCGGTGCTGGCCTATGAGCTCAACATCGGCTTCGTGCCCATCCGCAAGAAGGGCAAGCTGCCTTTCGACACGGTCGAGGAGTCCTATGCGCTCGAATACGGCGAGGCCACCGTCGAGCTGCACACCGATGCCGTCAAGCCCGGCGACCGGGTCGTGCTGGTCGACGACCTGATCGCCACCGGCGGCACCATGCTGGCCGGCAAGAAACTGCTGGAGCGCCTGGGCGCCACCGTGATCGAGGGCGCGGCCATCGTCGACCTGCCCGAGCTGGGCGGCAGCACGCGGCTGCGCGCTGAAGGCCTGGCCCTGCACACCCTCGTCAGCTTCGACGGGCACTGA
- a CDS encoding MFS transporter, with the protein MAFTDPFALLGQRRFGPFFWTQFAGAANDNLFKFALTVLVTYQVQVAWLPPAMAGLVIGALFILPFVLFSASSGQLADKYEKAALMRRTKDLELLIMALAAWGLLAEQLPLLLACIFLMGLQSTLFGPVKFAYLPQHLSPAELTGGNGMVEMGTFVAILLGNLAGGLLIDGPQGPLAVAGACLVVAALGRWSAQRVPSSPAADPGLRIRWNPLSETWRNLQQARGDAVVFRSLLGISWMWFYGAVLLSQFPALAKEVLRGDAGVASLLLAVFSVGIGLGALLCEQLSRKQVEIGLVPLGAIGMSVFGIDLYLATRGFAPGPGPLRDVAGFLATPGGWRVLADLALLAAATGLYSVPMYALIQLRSPPSHRARIIAANNILNALFMVASSLLAGALLAAGASLQELILATALLNALVAGAVFVCVPDYLLRLAVLVAARPVHRLRVEGAEALPATGPALLRVPALGPLGPLLLQALGPRPVRCLVDEAALARPLLGRLLRLAGALDGRRIDDRLRDEAALHAALAQGELVAVFEADAAAAAVCESAAADLPVFRLRRLGAGPAAGPARLGERIGLQVESCASPGPHAGLAD; encoded by the coding sequence GTGGCCTTCACCGACCCCTTCGCCCTGCTGGGCCAGCGCCGCTTCGGGCCCTTCTTCTGGACGCAGTTCGCCGGAGCGGCGAACGACAACCTGTTCAAGTTCGCGCTCACCGTGCTGGTGACCTACCAGGTGCAGGTCGCCTGGCTGCCGCCGGCGATGGCCGGGCTGGTGATCGGCGCGCTCTTCATCCTGCCCTTCGTGCTGTTCTCGGCAAGCAGCGGCCAGTTGGCCGACAAGTACGAGAAGGCCGCGCTGATGCGCCGGACCAAGGACCTGGAGCTGCTCATCATGGCCCTGGCCGCCTGGGGCCTGCTGGCCGAGCAGTTGCCGCTGCTGCTGGCCTGCATCTTCCTGATGGGCTTGCAGTCCACGCTGTTCGGGCCGGTCAAGTTCGCCTACCTGCCGCAGCACCTGAGCCCGGCGGAGCTGACCGGCGGCAACGGCATGGTCGAGATGGGCACCTTCGTCGCCATCCTGCTCGGCAACCTGGCCGGCGGCCTGCTGATCGACGGCCCGCAGGGGCCGCTGGCGGTGGCCGGGGCCTGCCTGGTCGTGGCGGCCCTGGGCCGCTGGAGCGCGCAGCGGGTGCCGTCCTCGCCGGCCGCCGACCCGGGACTGCGGATCCGCTGGAACCCGCTGAGCGAGACCTGGCGCAATCTGCAGCAGGCGCGCGGCGATGCAGTGGTCTTCCGCTCCCTGCTCGGCATCTCCTGGATGTGGTTCTACGGCGCGGTGCTGCTCAGCCAGTTCCCGGCCCTGGCCAAGGAGGTGCTGCGCGGCGATGCCGGCGTGGCCTCGCTGCTGCTGGCGGTGTTCTCGGTGGGCATCGGCCTGGGCGCCCTGCTCTGCGAGCAACTGAGCCGCAAGCAGGTGGAGATCGGCCTGGTGCCGCTGGGCGCGATCGGCATGAGCGTCTTCGGCATCGACCTTTACCTGGCCACGCGCGGCTTCGCCCCCGGCCCCGGCCCGCTGCGGGATGTGGCGGGCTTCCTGGCGACGCCCGGCGGCTGGCGCGTGCTGGCCGACCTGGCCCTGCTCGCAGCGGCCACCGGCCTCTACAGCGTGCCCATGTATGCCCTGATCCAGTTGCGCTCGCCGCCCAGCCACCGGGCGCGGATCATCGCGGCCAACAACATCCTCAATGCCCTGTTCATGGTGGCCAGCAGCCTGTTGGCCGGCGCCCTGCTGGCGGCGGGGGCCAGCTTGCAGGAGCTGATCCTGGCGACGGCGCTGCTCAATGCGCTGGTGGCGGGCGCGGTCTTCGTCTGCGTGCCCGACTACCTGCTGCGCCTGGCGGTGCTGGTCGCGGCCCGGCCGGTCCACCGCCTGCGGGTGGAGGGCGCGGAGGCACTGCCAGCCACCGGCCCGGCCCTGCTGCGTGTCCCGGCGCTGGGCCCGCTCGGCCCCCTGCTCTTGCAGGCCCTGGGGCCGCGGCCGGTGCGCTGCCTGGTCGATGAAGCGGCGCTGGCGCGTCCGCTGCTGGGCCGACTGCTGCGCCTGGCCGGCGCCCTGGACGGCCGCCGCATCGACGACCGCCTGCGCGACGAGGCGGCCCTGCACGCAGCCCTGGCCCAGGGCGAGCTGGTCGCCGTCTTCGAGGCGGACGCAGCCGCCGCGGCCGTATGCGAAAGCGCTGCGGCAGACCTTCCCGTCTTCCGCCTGCGGCGCCTGGGCGCCGGGCCGGCCGCCGGCCCGGCGCGCCTGGGCGAGCGCATCGGCTTGCAGGTAGAAAGCTGCGCGTCACCGGGCCCGCACGCGGGGCTGGCAGACTGA